From Rudanella lutea DSM 19387, a single genomic window includes:
- a CDS encoding lactate utilization protein B: MNHPQRAEVFNRDEDRVDWHDKTLWWVRQKRDMAAHKLPEWEALREAASQIKHNVLSNLDEYLIQFEAHAQQNGVTVHWAADATEHNQIVHRILVENRVTQMVKSKSMLTEECHLNEYLERNGIEVIDTDLGERVVQLAGEPPSHIVMPCIHKKKEEIGEIFHHHMGTEAGLSDPQILTGLARTDLRQRFLTRRVALTGVNFAVAETGEFVVCTNEGNADMGAHLADVHIACMGMEKIIPKREHLGVFIRLLARSATGQPSTTYTSHFKKPRNGQQMHLVIVDNGRTVQLGREDFRNSLKCIRCAACMNTCPVYRRSGGHSYHTAIAGPIGSILAPNLNMADYADLPFASTLCGSCSNVCPVKIDIHQQLYKWRQVLVQQGHVSASKAASMQAMSTVLSNRRVFAVAGSAGRTLMRWFPGIVSNRLNPWYKQREMPEPPKESFREWYEKNR, encoded by the coding sequence GAAGCTGCCTCGCAGATCAAGCATAATGTACTGTCGAATCTGGATGAGTACCTGATTCAGTTCGAAGCGCATGCGCAGCAGAACGGGGTCACGGTGCACTGGGCAGCCGATGCGACCGAACATAACCAGATTGTGCACCGGATTCTGGTCGAGAACCGGGTGACGCAGATGGTCAAGAGCAAGTCGATGCTGACCGAAGAGTGCCACCTGAACGAGTATCTGGAGCGGAACGGCATTGAAGTGATCGATACCGATCTGGGCGAGCGCGTGGTGCAGTTGGCGGGCGAACCGCCAAGCCACATTGTGATGCCTTGTATTCACAAGAAAAAAGAGGAAATCGGGGAAATTTTCCACCACCATATGGGTACCGAAGCGGGTCTGAGCGACCCGCAGATTCTGACCGGGCTAGCCCGCACCGACCTCCGGCAGCGGTTCCTGACCCGTCGGGTGGCCCTCACCGGGGTCAACTTTGCCGTTGCCGAAACAGGTGAGTTTGTTGTGTGCACCAACGAAGGCAACGCCGATATGGGCGCGCACCTCGCCGATGTGCACATTGCCTGTATGGGCATGGAGAAAATCATTCCGAAGCGCGAGCACCTGGGCGTTTTCATCCGGTTACTCGCGCGGTCGGCCACGGGGCAACCGAGCACCACCTACACCAGCCACTTCAAAAAGCCCCGCAACGGGCAACAAATGCACCTCGTGATTGTCGATAATGGCCGGACGGTGCAACTGGGGCGCGAGGATTTTCGGAATTCGCTCAAGTGTATCCGGTGTGCGGCCTGTATGAATACCTGCCCGGTGTACCGACGGAGCGGGGGGCATAGTTACCATACCGCTATTGCCGGGCCTATTGGCTCTATTCTGGCCCCTAATCTGAACATGGCCGATTACGCCGACTTGCCCTTTGCCAGTACGCTCTGCGGATCGTGCAGCAACGTGTGCCCGGTCAAGATTGACATTCACCAGCAGCTCTACAAATGGCGGCAGGTGCTCGTGCAGCAGGGGCACGTAAGCGCGTCGAAAGCGGCCAGTATGCAGGCTATGAGCACCGTACTCTCCAACCGGCGGGTGTTTGCCGTAGCCGGTAGCGCAGGCCGCACCCTCATGCGCTGGTTCCCCGGTATTGTGAGCAACCGCCTGAATCCCTGGTACAAACAACGCGAAATGCCCGAACCACCCAAAGAGTCGTTTCGGGAGTGGTACGAGAAAAACCGCTAA
- a CDS encoding LutC/YkgG family protein, whose translation MSPRDKILQAVRQNKPALTALPAIPASNTFADRVVERFTEILTTIGGQVVPVPDLNGVAAYIRSHYPAHRVITTLPELAEVAEVQWQDTSPHQLADVEFAVLNVHFGVAENGAVWITDPLMMHRASPFICQHLGVVLSAGQIVPTMHEAYARIGSADYGFGLFIAGPSKTADIEQSLVLGAHGPKTMTVFLVD comes from the coding sequence TTGAGCCCTCGCGATAAAATACTACAGGCCGTTCGGCAGAATAAGCCCGCCCTCACGGCCCTGCCCGCTATCCCGGCGAGCAACACCTTTGCCGACCGGGTGGTGGAGCGGTTTACCGAGATTCTGACCACCATTGGCGGGCAGGTAGTGCCCGTGCCCGATCTGAACGGTGTGGCCGCGTACATCCGAAGCCACTACCCGGCCCACCGGGTTATCACCACGCTCCCCGAATTAGCCGAGGTGGCCGAAGTACAGTGGCAGGATACCAGCCCCCACCAACTGGCCGACGTAGAGTTTGCCGTGCTCAACGTGCACTTTGGTGTGGCTGAAAACGGGGCCGTCTGGATTACCGACCCCCTGATGATGCACCGGGCGTCGCCGTTTATCTGTCAACATCTGGGCGTGGTGCTGTCGGCGGGCCAAATTGTCCCGACCATGCACGAGGCCTACGCCCGCATTGGCTCGGCCGACTACGGATTCGGGTTATTTATTGCGGGTCCGTCGAAAACGGCCGATATTGAGCAGTCGCTCGTGTTGGGCGCCCACGGTCCGAAAACGATGACCGTGTTTTTAGTCGATTGA
- a CDS encoding glycoside hydrolase family 130 protein, with product MRYSNLLRPLWLLLISLPVWAQSPYKPWMLGPFQKQNRVNPIITPLKTTTFACPVRGETVRWEEKDVFNPAAVVRNGKVYMIYRAEDVVGKHAGTSRLGLAVSTDGIHFKRMPQPVFYPNHDAMKVYEWEGGCEDPRVVESPNGVYVMTYTAYDGDKARLCVATSRDLQTWQKQGLAFGDAYNGRYRNEWSKSGAIVCRQVGSRMVAQKINGKYWMYWGDQPQLYVATSDDLIHWTPLETESGQRVSAANSRKGKHDVRLLEPGPYAMLTSKGILLIYNGMNEAKTGEPNLPEGAYAGGQLLFDAANPTRLIDRSETYFIKPDQPYETDGQVNQVCFLEGMVPFRGKWFLYYGTADSKIAVAVAGR from the coding sequence ATGCGTTATAGCAACCTGCTGCGCCCGTTGTGGCTTCTTCTTATCAGTTTGCCCGTCTGGGCGCAGTCGCCGTACAAACCCTGGATGCTGGGGCCGTTTCAGAAGCAGAATAGGGTAAACCCGATCATCACTCCCTTGAAAACAACCACGTTTGCGTGCCCGGTTCGGGGCGAGACGGTTCGGTGGGAAGAGAAAGACGTGTTTAACCCGGCGGCCGTGGTGCGCAATGGCAAGGTGTACATGATTTATCGGGCCGAAGATGTGGTGGGCAAACACGCCGGTACCTCGCGGCTGGGGCTGGCCGTCAGTACCGACGGTATCCATTTTAAACGAATGCCGCAGCCTGTATTTTACCCCAACCACGACGCCATGAAGGTGTATGAATGGGAGGGAGGTTGCGAAGACCCCCGCGTGGTCGAAAGCCCCAACGGGGTGTATGTGATGACCTACACGGCCTACGACGGCGACAAAGCCCGTCTGTGTGTAGCCACCTCGCGCGATTTGCAGACCTGGCAGAAGCAGGGGCTGGCCTTCGGCGATGCGTACAACGGCCGGTATCGTAACGAATGGTCGAAGTCGGGAGCCATTGTATGCAGGCAGGTCGGTAGCCGGATGGTGGCGCAAAAAATAAACGGCAAGTACTGGATGTACTGGGGCGACCAACCCCAATTGTACGTGGCCACATCAGACGACCTGATTCACTGGACACCCCTCGAAACCGAGTCGGGCCAACGGGTGAGTGCGGCCAACTCGCGGAAGGGGAAGCACGATGTCCGGTTGCTGGAGCCCGGCCCCTATGCGATGCTCACCTCCAAAGGGATTCTGCTTATTTACAACGGTATGAACGAGGCCAAAACGGGTGAGCCTAATCTGCCTGAAGGGGCGTATGCCGGTGGTCAACTGCTGTTCGATGCCGCCAACCCCACCCGCCTGATCGACCGTTCGGAAACGTACTTTATCAAACCTGATCAACCCTACGAGACCGACGGGCAGGTGAATCAGGTTTGTTTTCTGGAAGGTATGGTGCCCTTCCGGGGCAAGTGGTTCCTGTATTACGGCACCGCCGACTCAAAAATCGCCGTCGCCGTTGCCGGACGGTAG
- a CDS encoding YgiQ family radical SAM protein, which translates to MIERPITDWLPLTKQEVEKRGWDEVDIVLVSGDAYVDHPAFGTAVIGRIMESEGFRVAIIAQPNWKDDLRDFKKFGRPKYFFGVTAGCMDSMVNHYTANKRLRSNDSYTPGGEAGFRPDYATIVYTKILKELYPDVPVLLGGIEASLRRVTHYDYWQDRLMPSILVDSGADMLVYGMGEQPLREVLKLVRKNVPFSSMRNINQVAFMHDARTELRDYNNWNTVELASHEKCLEDKIAYAANFKIVEVESNKWQANRIVQTVGNQVLVINPPFKTMDETEIDKSFDLPYTRLPHPKYKKRGPIPAYEMIKFSVNMHRGCFGGCSFCTISAHQGKFIASRSEQSVMREVEEITKHPEFKGYLSDLGGPSANMYKMKGKDESICARCQSPSCIHPVICSNLDTSHKPLTELYRKVDAHPKIKKAFVGSGVRYDLLVDDFNKNNEDGNHDEYMEQLVTRHVSGRLKVAPEHTADDTLRIMRKPSFKYFKQFKRKYDQIQDKHNLSQPLIPYFISSHPGCEEADMANLAAETKDMGFQLEQVQDFTPTPMTVAEVIYYSGVHPYTLKPVKTAKTREEKQAQNRYFFWYKPEYKDWIRNRLTRLQRPDLAEKLLGGPKKKENAPSEGKRKFTRSFSGKKKR; encoded by the coding sequence ATGATTGAAAGACCCATTACGGATTGGTTGCCGCTGACCAAACAGGAGGTTGAGAAAAGAGGCTGGGACGAGGTCGATATCGTGCTGGTGTCGGGCGACGCCTATGTGGATCATCCGGCCTTCGGAACCGCTGTAATCGGCCGGATTATGGAAAGTGAGGGGTTCCGGGTGGCTATTATCGCCCAACCCAACTGGAAAGATGACCTGCGGGACTTCAAGAAATTTGGTCGTCCTAAATACTTCTTCGGCGTAACGGCCGGGTGCATGGACTCGATGGTCAACCACTACACGGCCAACAAACGTCTGCGTTCCAACGACTCCTACACGCCCGGTGGCGAAGCGGGTTTCCGCCCCGATTATGCCACCATCGTGTACACCAAAATCCTGAAAGAGCTGTACCCCGACGTACCCGTGCTGCTGGGCGGCATTGAGGCTTCGCTACGCCGGGTAACTCACTACGATTACTGGCAGGACCGGCTCATGCCGTCGATTCTGGTCGATTCGGGGGCCGATATGCTGGTGTACGGCATGGGCGAGCAACCCCTCCGCGAAGTGCTGAAACTGGTACGCAAAAACGTACCCTTTTCGTCGATGCGGAACATCAATCAGGTGGCCTTTATGCACGATGCCCGCACCGAACTCCGTGATTACAACAACTGGAACACGGTAGAGCTGGCAAGCCATGAGAAGTGCCTGGAAGATAAAATTGCGTACGCGGCCAACTTCAAAATTGTGGAGGTCGAGTCGAACAAGTGGCAGGCCAACCGCATTGTACAAACCGTAGGCAATCAGGTATTGGTGATTAATCCGCCGTTTAAAACGATGGACGAAACCGAGATCGACAAGTCGTTCGATTTGCCGTACACACGCCTGCCCCACCCCAAATACAAAAAGCGCGGGCCTATTCCGGCCTACGAGATGATCAAGTTTTCGGTGAACATGCACCGGGGCTGTTTTGGGGGGTGTAGTTTCTGTACCATCTCGGCGCATCAGGGCAAGTTTATTGCGTCGCGCAGTGAGCAGTCGGTGATGCGGGAGGTGGAAGAAATCACGAAACACCCGGAGTTCAAAGGGTACCTTTCTGATTTGGGCGGGCCGTCGGCCAATATGTACAAGATGAAGGGTAAAGACGAGTCGATTTGTGCGCGTTGCCAGAGCCCAAGCTGTATTCACCCGGTGATCTGCTCCAACCTCGACACGTCGCACAAACCGCTTACGGAGCTGTACCGGAAGGTAGATGCCCACCCGAAGATCAAGAAGGCGTTTGTAGGGTCGGGGGTACGGTACGATTTGCTCGTCGACGACTTTAACAAGAACAACGAAGACGGCAACCACGACGAATACATGGAGCAACTCGTTACGCGCCATGTGTCGGGCCGGTTAAAAGTGGCCCCTGAGCATACCGCCGACGATACGCTGCGGATCATGCGGAAGCCGTCGTTCAAATACTTCAAGCAGTTTAAGCGGAAATACGATCAGATTCAGGACAAGCACAACCTGAGTCAGCCGCTGATTCCGTACTTCATTTCGTCGCACCCCGGCTGCGAGGAGGCCGACATGGCTAACCTGGCGGCCGAGACCAAAGACATGGGTTTCCAGCTCGAACAGGTGCAGGACTTTACGCCCACGCCCATGACGGTGGCCGAGGTGATCTACTACTCAGGCGTGCATCCGTACACGTTGAAACCCGTAAAAACGGCCAAAACACGGGAAGAAAAACAGGCGCAAAACCGCTATTTCTTCTGGTACAAACCCGAATACAAAGACTGGATTCGGAACCGACTGACCCGGCTCCAACGCCCCGATTTGGCCGAAAAGCTGCTCGGTGGCCCCAAAAAGAAAGAAAACGCCCCCTCTGAGGGCAAGCGCAAATTCACCCGGAGTTTTTCTGGCAAGAAGAAGCGGTAA
- a CDS encoding Uma2 family endonuclease, with the protein MPNAVHGSIQANISFELKLRYRGTHRIMSEVSLATTPYGTTPDVVVYPNFQFDYEHEPAKRSDPPLTCIEITGPPSRSASQSTDEMVTKTNAYFRFGVKSCWIVIPILRAIMVFDKPGHYEFFHHDDTLRDPQTGFELPLSGVFV; encoded by the coding sequence ATGCCCAATGCCGTACATGGCTCTATTCAGGCCAACATTTCTTTTGAATTGAAACTTCGGTATCGTGGTACACATCGCATCATGTCGGAGGTTTCGTTAGCCACTACGCCTTATGGCACCACACCGGATGTGGTCGTTTACCCAAATTTTCAGTTTGATTACGAACACGAGCCTGCCAAACGTTCTGACCCGCCCCTAACCTGTATTGAGATTACCGGGCCGCCGTCGCGGTCAGCGAGCCAAAGCACCGACGAGATGGTGACTAAAACCAATGCCTATTTCCGTTTCGGGGTGAAGTCCTGCTGGATCGTGATTCCCATTCTGCGGGCTATTATGGTCTTTGACAAGCCCGGCCACTACGAATTCTTTCACCACGACGATACCCTCCGCGACCCTCAAACGGGTTTTGAGTTGCCGCTTTCGGGAGTGTTTGTGTGA
- a CDS encoding DUF3223 domain-containing protein: protein MAKPLKIGQNEFKFKKDALAYYKAILNSYNFGESLSDSDLQAVANLLEYDYLNSLTEDEKIELENEDSEKVENSTGQSEDNFYIKDIQVARVQFNTKCFEVFYADGTSQYISYLMLINNKEHNSEKMFYVACRNSVHADIRAVKQAYFDTHSLKGQVKCQETGVLSKWTELVVDHRQPNTFSIIVDRFKEVTNLDLEAIEYTSNAQNQIIFKDESLTEDFRAYHKNKANLRLVRKECNSSRAAMARVKKTTKDLTVI, encoded by the coding sequence ATGGCAAAGCCACTCAAAATAGGACAAAACGAGTTTAAGTTTAAGAAAGACGCACTTGCTTACTACAAAGCAATTTTGAACTCCTATAACTTCGGTGAATCATTGAGCGATTCTGATTTACAAGCGGTTGCTAACCTCCTCGAGTATGACTATTTGAACTCTCTGACGGAGGATGAAAAAATAGAACTCGAAAATGAGGATTCAGAAAAAGTTGAAAATAGTACCGGTCAGAGCGAAGATAATTTTTACATAAAAGATATACAGGTAGCTCGTGTGCAGTTCAACACCAAGTGTTTTGAAGTATTTTATGCTGATGGCACAAGTCAGTACATATCATACCTGATGTTGATCAACAACAAAGAGCACAATTCAGAAAAGATGTTTTATGTGGCTTGCCGAAACTCGGTTCACGCTGATATTCGTGCGGTGAAGCAAGCATATTTTGATACCCACTCCCTCAAAGGTCAAGTAAAGTGTCAGGAAACAGGAGTTTTATCAAAGTGGACTGAGCTTGTCGTGGACCATCGGCAGCCTAATACATTCTCAATTATTGTTGACCGTTTTAAAGAGGTGACTAACCTTGATTTAGAGGCCATTGAATACACCTCAAATGCTCAAAATCAAATCATTTTTAAAGACGAAAGCTTGACTGAAGATTTTAGAGCCTACCATAAGAACAAGGCTAATTTGCGACTGGTCAGAAAAGAATGTAACTCAAGCAGAGCAGCAATGGCACGAGTCAAAAAGACAACTAAAGATTTGACAGTTATCTAA
- a CDS encoding BRO-N domain-containing protein, translating into MQFQIFKYQEEQEQLGNLTTVEINGDVWFVASEVCSLLDIKNTSDAVSRLDDDEKLTSVLPISGQNRNVSLISESGLYALVFKSNKPNAKQFRKWVTKEVIPAIRKTGSFGINRLETPNFVVRFNDNWDRTERGYFSVISELFIRLYGRFENAGYQIPNKAFDGKEIRPDVSVGQRFAKHLRDHFPHLTDTHKMYLHKFPNGFECEARQYTNDLLPIFIKFVDEVWIPECAQNYFKPRDPLALDYLPKLLSAGKP; encoded by the coding sequence ATGCAGTTTCAAATTTTTAAATATCAAGAAGAACAAGAACAACTTGGAAACCTAACAACGGTCGAAATTAACGGAGATGTCTGGTTCGTAGCTTCGGAAGTATGTTCCTTATTGGACATCAAAAATACAAGTGATGCTGTTTCAAGGCTCGATGACGATGAAAAGCTGACCTCGGTATTACCGATATCAGGTCAAAACAGGAACGTTAGCTTAATTTCAGAGAGTGGATTGTACGCTTTGGTTTTTAAAAGCAACAAGCCTAACGCGAAGCAGTTTAGAAAATGGGTAACGAAAGAAGTTATTCCAGCCATCAGAAAGACAGGTAGCTTTGGCATTAATAGGCTTGAAACTCCAAATTTCGTAGTTCGCTTTAATGACAATTGGGACAGAACAGAAAGGGGCTATTTTTCGGTAATTAGTGAATTATTCATTCGACTTTATGGCCGATTTGAGAACGCAGGGTATCAAATACCAAACAAAGCTTTTGATGGTAAAGAAATTCGGCCAGATGTAAGTGTGGGTCAGCGGTTCGCTAAACATTTACGAGACCATTTCCCCCACCTGACAGATACTCACAAAATGTATTTGCATAAGTTTCCAAATGGATTTGAGTGTGAAGCACGCCAATACACAAATGACCTTTTACCAATCTTTATTAAGTTTGTTGATGAGGTCTGGATACCTGAGTGTGCTCAAAATTATTTTAAGCCACGAGATCCTCTGGCACTTGATTACTTACCCAAATTGTTAAGTGCAGGAAAGCCCTAA
- a CDS encoding M16 family metallopeptidase: MKLTSLLQFAIVGLVSVGTAYSQAKLVEKVTRKGNELVIPYEKYVLPNGLTVVVHEDHSDPIVHVDVTYHVGSAREEIGKSGFAHFFEHMMFQGSDHVADDEHFKIVTASGGTLNGSTNRDRTNYYETLPSNQLERALWLEADRMGFLLDAVTQKKFEIQRATVKNERGQNYDNRPYGLAGEYIAKNLYPYGHPYSWLTIGYVEDLNRVDVNDLKNFFLRWYGPNNAVLTVGGDVTPQQVLALADKYFGTIPRGPEVSKTIVPAVVLEKDRYVSYEDNVRFPMLQIAYPTVPNYHPDEVALDALAEILGGGRTSLFYKNLVKTQFAVQANAGHPTTELAGQFALSVLPFPGKRIDSTQALIRRTMAEFEKRGVTDDDMAQFRATRETQLIQGLSSVSGKVSQLAAYQTFLGNPNYLPQELKRIQSVTKADVMRVYNQYIKGKNAVVLTVYPKGKPETVTTPDNYTISTEGYKAPDYGYAGLKYNKPKDSFDRSVKPGPGPNPALKVPPFWNDKLANGIKIIGTRNDEVPTVTMLFTIKGGHLHSANDPGKAGIAQLTASLMNEATQNFTSEQLSQKLDKLGSDISIRASTEEINISVESLVKNLDSTLALLEEKLLRPRFSADDFDRLKKQQIELVANQSTQPVVIANKAYNKLLYGAGNIRAVPVSGTTRTVENITLDDVKAFYQKYLSPTVTNLVIVGDVEQKAIMSKLAFLNKWAAKPVTVPTAAVTRKVDKTRLYLIDKEQAAQSEIRIGYLTDLPYDATGDYYRASLANYMLGGAFNSRINMNLREDKGFTYGARSGFASTHTPGPFTAQAGVKAAATDSSVVEFVKEMTRYAKSGITPEELDFVKSSLGQSDALRYETSLQKAFFLNRIIDYNLPKNFVEQQSDILRKITKAEIDAIAKKRLPVNNMIITVVGNKQRIKPSLEKLGYEIVELDKEGDPVGTSANQKGNEAPPAKMSGGKGE, translated from the coding sequence ATGAAACTCACTTCTTTACTCCAGTTTGCCATTGTCGGGCTGGTGTCGGTCGGAACCGCCTATTCGCAGGCGAAACTGGTCGAAAAAGTAACCCGCAAGGGCAACGAACTAGTGATTCCGTACGAAAAGTACGTACTTCCCAACGGCCTGACGGTGGTGGTGCACGAAGACCACTCCGACCCGATTGTGCACGTCGATGTGACGTACCACGTGGGCTCAGCCCGCGAAGAAATTGGCAAGTCAGGCTTTGCGCACTTCTTTGAGCACATGATGTTTCAGGGCTCTGACCACGTTGCCGACGATGAGCACTTCAAAATCGTGACGGCTTCGGGTGGTACCCTAAATGGCTCGACCAACCGCGACCGGACCAACTACTACGAAACCCTGCCGAGCAATCAGCTGGAGCGGGCCCTTTGGCTCGAAGCCGACCGGATGGGCTTTCTGCTTGATGCCGTAACCCAGAAGAAGTTCGAAATTCAGCGGGCTACCGTGAAGAATGAGCGCGGCCAGAACTACGACAACCGCCCGTACGGACTGGCGGGCGAGTACATCGCCAAGAACCTCTACCCCTACGGTCACCCCTACTCGTGGCTGACTATCGGCTACGTAGAAGACCTGAACCGGGTGGATGTAAATGACCTAAAAAACTTCTTCCTGCGCTGGTACGGCCCCAACAATGCCGTGCTGACCGTAGGCGGTGACGTGACGCCCCAACAGGTGCTGGCCCTTGCCGACAAATACTTCGGTACGATTCCGCGCGGCCCCGAGGTGAGCAAGACAATTGTACCGGCGGTGGTGCTCGAAAAAGACCGCTACGTGTCGTACGAAGACAACGTCCGGTTCCCAATGTTGCAGATTGCGTACCCAACCGTACCCAACTACCACCCCGACGAAGTTGCGCTCGACGCCCTCGCCGAGATTCTTGGCGGTGGCCGTACCTCACTGTTCTACAAAAATCTGGTGAAAACCCAGTTTGCCGTACAGGCCAACGCCGGTCACCCCACTACTGAACTCGCCGGTCAGTTTGCCCTGTCGGTGTTGCCGTTCCCCGGCAAACGCATCGACAGCACGCAGGCGCTCATTCGCCGGACAATGGCCGAGTTTGAGAAGCGGGGCGTTACTGACGATGACATGGCGCAGTTCCGCGCGACCCGCGAAACCCAGTTGATTCAGGGCCTGTCGAGCGTATCGGGCAAGGTGTCGCAGTTGGCTGCTTATCAGACGTTTCTGGGCAACCCCAACTACCTGCCACAGGAGCTGAAGCGCATTCAGAGCGTAACCAAGGCCGATGTGATGCGGGTGTACAACCAGTACATCAAGGGTAAAAATGCGGTAGTACTGACGGTATACCCCAAAGGCAAGCCCGAAACCGTAACCACGCCCGACAACTACACGATCTCGACGGAAGGCTACAAGGCTCCCGATTACGGGTATGCTGGCCTGAAATACAACAAGCCGAAAGACTCGTTTGACCGCAGCGTGAAGCCCGGTCCCGGCCCCAACCCGGCCCTGAAAGTGCCGCCGTTCTGGAATGACAAACTCGCCAACGGTATCAAGATCATCGGTACCCGCAACGACGAAGTGCCGACCGTAACCATGCTGTTTACGATCAAGGGCGGGCACCTGCACTCGGCCAACGACCCCGGCAAGGCGGGTATTGCCCAACTGACGGCGTCGCTGATGAACGAGGCTACCCAGAACTTTACAAGCGAGCAACTGAGCCAGAAACTCGACAAACTGGGTAGCGACATCAGCATCCGGGCAAGCACCGAAGAGATCAATATCTCGGTTGAATCGCTGGTAAAAAACCTCGACTCGACGCTCGCCCTGCTCGAAGAAAAACTCCTGCGCCCCCGGTTCTCGGCCGACGACTTCGACCGGTTGAAGAAGCAGCAAATTGAACTGGTTGCCAACCAAAGCACGCAGCCCGTTGTAATTGCCAACAAAGCGTACAACAAGCTGCTGTACGGCGCGGGTAACATCCGGGCAGTACCCGTGAGCGGAACCACCCGCACCGTAGAAAACATCACGCTCGACGATGTGAAGGCGTTTTACCAGAAATACCTGTCGCCCACGGTGACGAATCTGGTAATTGTGGGCGATGTGGAGCAGAAAGCCATCATGTCAAAGCTGGCTTTCCTGAACAAGTGGGCGGCTAAACCCGTCACGGTGCCCACGGCCGCCGTGACCCGCAAAGTCGACAAGACGCGGCTGTACCTGATCGACAAGGAGCAGGCGGCTCAGTCGGAAATTCGGATCGGCTACCTGACCGACCTGCCCTACGATGCCACCGGCGACTACTACCGGGCGTCATTGGCCAATTATATGCTGGGCGGTGCCTTCAACAGCCGGATCAACATGAACCTGCGCGAAGACAAAGGCTTTACGTACGGGGCCCGTTCGGGCTTCGCGAGCACGCACACACCGGGGCCTTTTACGGCGCAGGCCGGTGTAAAAGCAGCCGCTACGGATAGCTCGGTGGTTGAGTTTGTGAAAGAAATGACGCGGTACGCCAAGTCGGGTATCACGCCCGAAGAGCTGGACTTTGTAAAAAGCTCACTCGGCCAAAGCGATGCCCTGCGCTACGAAACCTCGCTTCAAAAGGCATTTTTCCTTAACCGGATTATCGACTACAACCTCCCCAAAAACTTTGTGGAGCAGCAAAGCGACATCCTGCGCAAGATCACGAAAGCCGAGATTGATGCCATTGCGAAGAAGCGTCTGCCGGTCAATAACATGATTATTACGGTGGTGGGCAACAAGCAGCGCATCAAGCCGAGCCTGGAGAAACTGGGCTACGAAATTGTGGAGCTGGACAAGGAAGGCGACCCGGTGGGTACGTCGGCCAACCAGAAAGGCAACGAAGCCCCCCCGGCCAAAATGTCGGGCGGCAAAGGGGAGTAA